A window of the Miscanthus floridulus cultivar M001 chromosome 14, ASM1932011v1, whole genome shotgun sequence genome harbors these coding sequences:
- the LOC136503594 gene encoding uncharacterized protein codes for MVTAVFKAATVSIVGSGESTFFWTDNWIDGTSIQSLAPALFQVVAARRRGALVCDALPGNAWVRHIIGAHTVQVINEFMFVWQQVRRFLPLQGTPDVFRWRLTPDGAYSSALTYGAMFFGASMTLGAREIWKTSASPRVRAFFWLVLHRRCWTAERRFRHGLQDSGICITCDQMTESMDHIILGCVYSREV; via the coding sequence atggtGACTGCAGTTTTCAAGGCAGCCACAGTGTCCATTGTTGGCTCCGGGGAATCAACTTTCTTCTGGACGGACAACTGGATTGATGGTACAAGCATTCAGTCATTGGCGCCGGCGCTCTTTCAGGTTGTTGCAGCAAGGCGTCGGGGGGCGCTGGTATGTGATGCACTGCCGGGTAATGCTTGGGTGCGCCACATCATTGGAGCACATACGGTTCAGGTCATCAACGAGTTCATGTTTGTGTGGCAGCAAGTTCGGCGATTTCTGCCCTTGCAGGGAACACCTGATGTGTTTCGGTGGAGGCTCACACCGGATGGAGCCTACTCTTCGGCCTTGACTTATGGAGCCATGTTCTTTGGTGCTTCGATGACTCTTGGGGCAAGGGAGATTTGGAAGACCTCGGCGTCGCCAAGAGTTCGTGCCTTCTTCTGGTTGGTATTGCACAGGAGATGCTGGACCGCAGAACGGCGGTTTCGCCATGGCTTGCAAGACAGTGGCATCTGCATCACTTGTGACCAAATGACGGAGAGTATGGATCATATCATCTTGGGTTGTGTCTACAGCAGGGAGGTCTAG